The proteins below are encoded in one region of Eulemur rufifrons isolate Redbay chromosome 2, OSU_ERuf_1, whole genome shotgun sequence:
- the FBXO22 gene encoding F-box only protein 22 has product MEPVGGGGDRCGSSSADPRGTFVLSNLAEVVERVLAFLPAKALLRAAGVCRLWRECVRRVLRTHRSVTWISAGLAEAGHFQGHCLVRVVAEELENVHILPHTVLYMADSETFISLEECRGHKRARRRTSMETAFALEKLFPKQCQVLGIVTPGIIVTPMGSGSSRPQEIEIGESGFALLFPQIEGIKIQPFHFIKDPKNLTLERHQLTEVGLLDNPELRVVLVFGYNCCKVGASNYLHRVVSTFSDMNIILAGGQVDNLSSLTSEKNPLDIDATGVVGLSFSGHRIQSATVLLNEDVNDEKTAEAAMQRLKAASIPEQNTIGFMFACVGRGFQHYRAKRNVEADAFRKFFPSVPLFGFFGNGEIGCDRIVTGNFILRKCNEVKDDDLFHSYTTIMALIHLGSSK; this is encoded by the exons ATGGAGCCGGTGGGCGGTGGCGGAGACCGCTGCGGCTCCTCCTCCGCAGACCCACGGGGCACCTTCGTGCTGAGTAACCTAGCGGAGGTGGTGGAGCGTGTGCTCGCCTTCCTGCCCGCCAAGGCGCTGCTGCGAGCGGCCGG CGTGTGCCGCTTATGGAGGGAGTGTGTGCGGAGAGTGTTGCGGACCCATCGAAGTGTGACCTGGATCTCCGCAGGCCTGGCCGAGGCAGGCCACTTTCAGGGGCATTGCTTGGTTCGTGTGGTCGCAGAGGAGCTTGAG aatgTTCATATCTTACCACACACTGTTCTCTACATGGCTGATTCAGAAACGTTCATTAGTCTGGAAGAGTGCCGTGGCCATAAGAGAG CAAGGAGAAGAACTAGTATGGAAACAGCATTTGCCCTTGAAAAGCTATTCCCGAAACAATGCCAAGTCCTTGGGATTGTGACCCCAGGAATTATAG TGACTCCAATGGGATCAGGTAGCAGTCGACCTCAGGAAATAGAAATTGGAGAATCTGGTTTTGCTCTGTTATTCCCTCAaattgaaggaataaaaatacaGCCCTTTCATTTTATTAAGGATCCGAAGAACTTAACATTAGAAAGACATCAACTCACTGAAGTAG GTCTTTTAGATAACCCTGAACTTCGTGTGGTCCTTGTCTTTGGCTACAACTGCTGTAAGGTGGGAGCCAGTAACTACCTGCATCGAGTAGTCAGCACTTTTAGTGATATGAATATCATCTTGGCTGGGGGCCAGGTGGACAACCTGTCATCACTGACTTCTGAAAA GAACCCTCTGGATATTGATGCCACTGGTGTGGTTGGACTGTCATTTAGTGGACACCGAATCCAGagtgccactgtgctcctcaaCGAGGATGTCAACGATGAGAAGACTGCTGAGGCTGCGATGCAGCGTCTCAAAGCGGCCAGCATTCCAGAACAGAATACCATTGGCTTCATGTTTGCATGTGTGGGCAGGGGCTTTCAGCATTACAGAGCCAAGAGGAATGTTGAGGCTGATGCATTTAGAAAGTTTTTTCCTAGTGTCCCCTTATTTGGCTTCTTTGGAAATGGAGAGATTGGATGTGATCGGATAGTCACTGGGAACTTTATATTGAGGAAATGTAACGAGGTAAAGGATGACGATCTGTTTCATAGCTACACAACCATAATGGCACTCATTCATCTGGGGTCATCTAAATAA